In a genomic window of Amblyomma americanum isolate KBUSLIRL-KWMA chromosome 4, ASM5285725v1, whole genome shotgun sequence:
- the RhoGAP102A gene encoding rho GTPase activating protein at 102A isoform X4: protein MGATSEEDAFDAGMQQQQQQQHAGRPSGRLSNVPRKLWRSRAKSQSRVSTLSVCSWSPEGCCRWRSRTGGRLTLRPTTLVALTEMEASGFRPLAVNRLQSIGLGCKVDIPRDDASEASAKLRRRPALLRKKAITTSFFESRKESDIPCGQVFGVGLQQVVQSDRQRFPDSTLAEPGPWSSGDLGPDVGAADSLSRRSDNASESSLSSLADLSIEDSRKDSVESLRHRSSTTDPGDDDVLAVHGPQIPRVVNCCLRYLENYGLNTVGIFRVSGSKRRVRQLREEFDSGREVHLDQERPQPHDVAQLLKEYLRDLPQPLLTRDLYLPFLYTQRVTERSKQLDILRQLVRLLPTHSRDTLWALLKFLSTVADHAVDTKSSAGQPVSALLSRAEEERSGALPGNKMDAHNLATMLGPNILRFSKTSEKDKFIVENLERAEERCDVILVVRQLIENYEELFKVSAEDLDSLYKRLLVESPEDLEILLRRRYYSAPGSQDDDGSDQVFDGANAEDEDEPEEELRTVVMRPMTTTHRGRERRMTTQQQDESVPFILITPEGRAERRPSASPRGTEGGDNDVEVSFTLKMPSAPDVPRYLGDAAAESAAADRSSARPLRKSTRDASPPPSSAAATAQQEEVTITIESPARKSKGSSRRFLTSKEKEDKAFKINKSKSASSILSFFSGSSDSRRDSGDSQAAPVAPSRAIPRRDSREVRFQTEKWRRCEIISSEHTDKKHK, encoded by the exons gaatgcagcagcaacagcagcagcagcatgccgGCCGGCCGTCCGGTCGGCTGTCCAACGTGCCGCGCAAGCTGTGGAGGTCGCGGGCCAAGTCCCAGTCCAGGGTGTCCACACTCAGCGTATGCAGCTGGTCCCCAGAG GGCTGCTGCCGGTGGCGTTCTCGGACCGGAGGGCGCCTGACGCTGCGGCCCACGACGCTAGTGGCGCTCACCGAGATGGAGGCCTCGGGCTTCCGGCCCCTCGCTGTAAATAGGCTGCAGAGCATCGGCTTGGGCTGCAAGGTGGACATCCCCAGAG ATGACGCTTCGGAGGCATCGGCGAAACTTCGGAGAAGACCTGCCCTGCTACGCAAAAAGGCCATTACCACGAGCTTCTTCGAAAGTCGCAAAGAAAGTG ACATTCCTTGTGGCCAGGTGTTCGGCGTGGGGCTGCAGCAGGTGGTGCAGAGCGACCGGCAGCGGTTCCCGGACTCGACGCTGGCCGAGCCGGGCCCTTGGTCCTCGGGCGACCTGGGCCCGGATGTGGGCGCTGCGGACTCGCTGTCGCGCCGCTCGGACAACGCCAGCGAGAGCTCGCTCTCATCGCTCGCCGACCTCTCCATCGAGGACTCCCGAAAG GACTCCGTGGAGTCGCTACGCCACCGCAGTTCGACCACGGACCCCGGGGACGACGACGTGCTTGCCGTGCACGGACCCCAGATACCGCGCGTCGTCAACTGCTGCCTGCGCTACCTCGAGAACTACG GTCTCAACACCGTGGGCATATTCAGGGTCAGCGGCTCCAAGCGGAGAGTGCGCCAG CTTCGCGAGGAGTTCGACAGCGGCCGCGAGGTTCACCTGGACCAGGAACGCCCCCAGCCCCACGACGTGGCGCAGCTGCTCAAGGAGTACCTGCGCGACCTGCCGCAGCCGCTGCTCACCAGGGACCTCTACCTACCCTTCCTCTACACCCAGC GCGTGACCGAGCGTAGCAAGCAGCTGGACATCCTGCGGCAGCTGGTGAGGCTGCTTCCCACGCACAGCAGAGACACCCTGTGGGCGCTGCTCAAGTTCCTCAGCACCGTGGCCGACCACGCCGTGGACACGAAGTCGTCCGCCGGGCAGCCCGTGAGTGCGCTGCTGTCGCGCGCTGAAGAGGAGCGCTCCGGAGCG CTCCCGGGAAACAAGATGGATgctcacaacctggccaccatgCTGGGACCGAACATTCTCCGCTTCAGCAAAACCTCCGAGAAGGACAAGTTCATTGTGGAGAACCTAGAGAGGGCGGAGGAGCGCTGCGACGTCATCTTGGTCGTGCGGCAGCTGATCGAAAACTACGAGGAGCTATTCAAG GTCTCGGCCGAGGACTTGGACAGTCTTTACAAAAGGCTGCTCGTCGAGAGCCCCGAGGACCTCGAAATTCTCCTCAGGAGGCGCTACTACAGCGCGCCTGG ATCTCAAGACGACGACGGCAGTGACCAAGTCTTCGACGGCGCGAACGCAGAGGACGAGGACGAACCCGAAGAAGAGCTTCGGACGGTGGTGATGCGCCCCATGACGACAACGCACCGAGGCCGCGAGCGCCGCATGACCACTCAGCAGCAAGACGAGTCGGTGCCATTCATCCTCATCACCCCCGAGGGGCGGGCAGAGAGGCGGCCCTCCGCGTCGCCCAGGGGCACGGAAGGGGGCGACAACGACGTCGAAGTGTCCTTCACCCTCAAAATGCCCTCGGCTCCCGACGTGCCACGATACCTTGGCGACGCCGCGGCCGAGTCCGCCGCGGCGGACAGGTCTTCGGCCAGGCCCCTGAGGAAGTCAACGCGCGACGCTTCTCCACCTCCGTCTTCGGCAGCTGCAACGGCGCAGCAAGAGGAAGTGACCATCACCATCGAGTCGCCGGCCCGAAAGTCCAAGGGCTCCTCCCGGCGGTTCCTGACCAGCAAGGAGAAGGAAGACAAGGCGTTCAAGATCAACAAGAGCAAGTCGGCGTCGTCCATACTGAGCTTCTTCAGCGGTTCGTCGGACTCGAGACGCGACTCGGGCGACTCGCAGGCGGCGCCGGTTGCTCCTTCGCGCGCCATTCCTCGAAGGGACAGTCGCGAGGTTCGCTTCCAGACCGAGAAGTGGCGGCGATGCGAGATCATCTCGTCCGAGCACACGGACAAGAAGCACAAGTGA
- the RhoGAP102A gene encoding rho GTPase activating protein at 102A isoform X7, whose amino-acid sequence MGATSEEDAFDAGMQQQQQQQHAGRPSGRLSNVPRKLWRSRAKSQSRVSTLSVCSWSPEGCCRWRSRTGGRLTLRPTTLVALTEMEASGFRPLAVNRLQSIGLGCKVDIPRDDASEASAKLRRRPALLRKKAITTSFFESRKESDIPCGQVFGVGLQQVVQSDRQRFPDSTLAEPGPWSSGDLGPDVGAADSLSRRSDNASESSLSSLADLSIEDSRKDSVESLRHRSSTTDPGDDDVLAVHGPQIPRVVNCCLRYLENYGLNTVGIFRVSGSKRRVRQLREEFDSGREVHLDQERPQPHDVAQLLKEYLRDLPQPLLTRDLYLPFLYTQRVTERSKQLDILRQLVRLLPTHSRDTLWALLKFLSTVADHAVDTKSSAGQPLPGNKMDAHNLATMLGPNILRFSKTSEKDKFIVENLERAEERCDVILVVRQLIENYEELFKVSAEDLDSLYKRLLVESPEDLEILLRRRYYSAPGSQDDDGSDQVFDGANAEDEDEPEEELRTVVMRPMTTTHRGRERRMTTQQQDESVPFILITPEGRAERRPSASPRGTEGGDNDVEVSFTLKMPSAPDVPRYLGDAAAESAAADRSSARPLRKSTRDASPPPSSAAATAQQEEVTITIESPARKSKGSSRRFLTSKEKEDKAFKINKSKSASSILSFFSGSSDSRRDSGDSQAAPVAPSRAIPRRDSREVRFQTEKWRRCEIISSEHTDKKHK is encoded by the exons gaatgcagcagcaacagcagcagcagcatgccgGCCGGCCGTCCGGTCGGCTGTCCAACGTGCCGCGCAAGCTGTGGAGGTCGCGGGCCAAGTCCCAGTCCAGGGTGTCCACACTCAGCGTATGCAGCTGGTCCCCAGAG GGCTGCTGCCGGTGGCGTTCTCGGACCGGAGGGCGCCTGACGCTGCGGCCCACGACGCTAGTGGCGCTCACCGAGATGGAGGCCTCGGGCTTCCGGCCCCTCGCTGTAAATAGGCTGCAGAGCATCGGCTTGGGCTGCAAGGTGGACATCCCCAGAG ATGACGCTTCGGAGGCATCGGCGAAACTTCGGAGAAGACCTGCCCTGCTACGCAAAAAGGCCATTACCACGAGCTTCTTCGAAAGTCGCAAAGAAAGTG ACATTCCTTGTGGCCAGGTGTTCGGCGTGGGGCTGCAGCAGGTGGTGCAGAGCGACCGGCAGCGGTTCCCGGACTCGACGCTGGCCGAGCCGGGCCCTTGGTCCTCGGGCGACCTGGGCCCGGATGTGGGCGCTGCGGACTCGCTGTCGCGCCGCTCGGACAACGCCAGCGAGAGCTCGCTCTCATCGCTCGCCGACCTCTCCATCGAGGACTCCCGAAAG GACTCCGTGGAGTCGCTACGCCACCGCAGTTCGACCACGGACCCCGGGGACGACGACGTGCTTGCCGTGCACGGACCCCAGATACCGCGCGTCGTCAACTGCTGCCTGCGCTACCTCGAGAACTACG GTCTCAACACCGTGGGCATATTCAGGGTCAGCGGCTCCAAGCGGAGAGTGCGCCAG CTTCGCGAGGAGTTCGACAGCGGCCGCGAGGTTCACCTGGACCAGGAACGCCCCCAGCCCCACGACGTGGCGCAGCTGCTCAAGGAGTACCTGCGCGACCTGCCGCAGCCGCTGCTCACCAGGGACCTCTACCTACCCTTCCTCTACACCCAGC GCGTGACCGAGCGTAGCAAGCAGCTGGACATCCTGCGGCAGCTGGTGAGGCTGCTTCCCACGCACAGCAGAGACACCCTGTGGGCGCTGCTCAAGTTCCTCAGCACCGTGGCCGACCACGCCGTGGACACGAAGTCGTCCGCCGGGCAGCCC CTCCCGGGAAACAAGATGGATgctcacaacctggccaccatgCTGGGACCGAACATTCTCCGCTTCAGCAAAACCTCCGAGAAGGACAAGTTCATTGTGGAGAACCTAGAGAGGGCGGAGGAGCGCTGCGACGTCATCTTGGTCGTGCGGCAGCTGATCGAAAACTACGAGGAGCTATTCAAG GTCTCGGCCGAGGACTTGGACAGTCTTTACAAAAGGCTGCTCGTCGAGAGCCCCGAGGACCTCGAAATTCTCCTCAGGAGGCGCTACTACAGCGCGCCTGG ATCTCAAGACGACGACGGCAGTGACCAAGTCTTCGACGGCGCGAACGCAGAGGACGAGGACGAACCCGAAGAAGAGCTTCGGACGGTGGTGATGCGCCCCATGACGACAACGCACCGAGGCCGCGAGCGCCGCATGACCACTCAGCAGCAAGACGAGTCGGTGCCATTCATCCTCATCACCCCCGAGGGGCGGGCAGAGAGGCGGCCCTCCGCGTCGCCCAGGGGCACGGAAGGGGGCGACAACGACGTCGAAGTGTCCTTCACCCTCAAAATGCCCTCGGCTCCCGACGTGCCACGATACCTTGGCGACGCCGCGGCCGAGTCCGCCGCGGCGGACAGGTCTTCGGCCAGGCCCCTGAGGAAGTCAACGCGCGACGCTTCTCCACCTCCGTCTTCGGCAGCTGCAACGGCGCAGCAAGAGGAAGTGACCATCACCATCGAGTCGCCGGCCCGAAAGTCCAAGGGCTCCTCCCGGCGGTTCCTGACCAGCAAGGAGAAGGAAGACAAGGCGTTCAAGATCAACAAGAGCAAGTCGGCGTCGTCCATACTGAGCTTCTTCAGCGGTTCGTCGGACTCGAGACGCGACTCGGGCGACTCGCAGGCGGCGCCGGTTGCTCCTTCGCGCGCCATTCCTCGAAGGGACAGTCGCGAGGTTCGCTTCCAGACCGAGAAGTGGCGGCGATGCGAGATCATCTCGTCCGAGCACACGGACAAGAAGCACAAGTGA
- the RhoGAP102A gene encoding rho GTPase activating protein at 102A isoform X3: MGATSEEDAFDAGMQQQQQQQHAGRPSGRLSNVPRKLWRSRAKSQSRVSTLSVCSWSPEGCCRWRSRTGGRLTLRPTTLVALTEMEASGFRPLAVNRLQSIGLGCKVDIPRDDASEASAKLRRRPALLRKKAITTSFFESRKESADIPCGQVFGVGLQQVVQSDRQRFPDSTLAEPGPWSSGDLGPDVGAADSLSRRSDNASESSLSSLADLSIEDSRKDSVESLRHRSSTTDPGDDDVLAVHGPQIPRVVNCCLRYLENYGLNTVGIFRVSGSKRRVRQLREEFDSGREVHLDQERPQPHDVAQLLKEYLRDLPQPLLTRDLYLPFLYTQRVTERSKQLDILRQLVRLLPTHSRDTLWALLKFLSTVADHAVDTKSSAGQPVSALLSRAEEERSGALPGNKMDAHNLATMLGPNILRFSKTSEKDKFIVENLERAEERCDVILVVRQLIENYEELFKVSAEDLDSLYKRLLVESPEDLEILLRRRYYSAPGSQDDDGSDQVFDGANAEDEDEPEEELRTVVMRPMTTTHRGRERRMTTQQQDESVPFILITPEGRAERRPSASPRGTEGGDNDVEVSFTLKMPSAPDVPRYLGDAAAESAAADRSSARPLRKSTRDASPPPSSAAATAQQEEVTITIESPARKSKGSSRRFLTSKEKEDKAFKINKSKSASSILSFFSGSSDSRRDSGDSQAAPVAPSRAIPRRDSREVRFQTEKWRRCEIISSEHTDKKHK, encoded by the exons gaatgcagcagcaacagcagcagcagcatgccgGCCGGCCGTCCGGTCGGCTGTCCAACGTGCCGCGCAAGCTGTGGAGGTCGCGGGCCAAGTCCCAGTCCAGGGTGTCCACACTCAGCGTATGCAGCTGGTCCCCAGAG GGCTGCTGCCGGTGGCGTTCTCGGACCGGAGGGCGCCTGACGCTGCGGCCCACGACGCTAGTGGCGCTCACCGAGATGGAGGCCTCGGGCTTCCGGCCCCTCGCTGTAAATAGGCTGCAGAGCATCGGCTTGGGCTGCAAGGTGGACATCCCCAGAG ATGACGCTTCGGAGGCATCGGCGAAACTTCGGAGAAGACCTGCCCTGCTACGCAAAAAGGCCATTACCACGAGCTTCTTCGAAAGTCGCAAAGAAAGTG CAGACATTCCTTGTGGCCAGGTGTTCGGCGTGGGGCTGCAGCAGGTGGTGCAGAGCGACCGGCAGCGGTTCCCGGACTCGACGCTGGCCGAGCCGGGCCCTTGGTCCTCGGGCGACCTGGGCCCGGATGTGGGCGCTGCGGACTCGCTGTCGCGCCGCTCGGACAACGCCAGCGAGAGCTCGCTCTCATCGCTCGCCGACCTCTCCATCGAGGACTCCCGAAAG GACTCCGTGGAGTCGCTACGCCACCGCAGTTCGACCACGGACCCCGGGGACGACGACGTGCTTGCCGTGCACGGACCCCAGATACCGCGCGTCGTCAACTGCTGCCTGCGCTACCTCGAGAACTACG GTCTCAACACCGTGGGCATATTCAGGGTCAGCGGCTCCAAGCGGAGAGTGCGCCAG CTTCGCGAGGAGTTCGACAGCGGCCGCGAGGTTCACCTGGACCAGGAACGCCCCCAGCCCCACGACGTGGCGCAGCTGCTCAAGGAGTACCTGCGCGACCTGCCGCAGCCGCTGCTCACCAGGGACCTCTACCTACCCTTCCTCTACACCCAGC GCGTGACCGAGCGTAGCAAGCAGCTGGACATCCTGCGGCAGCTGGTGAGGCTGCTTCCCACGCACAGCAGAGACACCCTGTGGGCGCTGCTCAAGTTCCTCAGCACCGTGGCCGACCACGCCGTGGACACGAAGTCGTCCGCCGGGCAGCCCGTGAGTGCGCTGCTGTCGCGCGCTGAAGAGGAGCGCTCCGGAGCG CTCCCGGGAAACAAGATGGATgctcacaacctggccaccatgCTGGGACCGAACATTCTCCGCTTCAGCAAAACCTCCGAGAAGGACAAGTTCATTGTGGAGAACCTAGAGAGGGCGGAGGAGCGCTGCGACGTCATCTTGGTCGTGCGGCAGCTGATCGAAAACTACGAGGAGCTATTCAAG GTCTCGGCCGAGGACTTGGACAGTCTTTACAAAAGGCTGCTCGTCGAGAGCCCCGAGGACCTCGAAATTCTCCTCAGGAGGCGCTACTACAGCGCGCCTGG ATCTCAAGACGACGACGGCAGTGACCAAGTCTTCGACGGCGCGAACGCAGAGGACGAGGACGAACCCGAAGAAGAGCTTCGGACGGTGGTGATGCGCCCCATGACGACAACGCACCGAGGCCGCGAGCGCCGCATGACCACTCAGCAGCAAGACGAGTCGGTGCCATTCATCCTCATCACCCCCGAGGGGCGGGCAGAGAGGCGGCCCTCCGCGTCGCCCAGGGGCACGGAAGGGGGCGACAACGACGTCGAAGTGTCCTTCACCCTCAAAATGCCCTCGGCTCCCGACGTGCCACGATACCTTGGCGACGCCGCGGCCGAGTCCGCCGCGGCGGACAGGTCTTCGGCCAGGCCCCTGAGGAAGTCAACGCGCGACGCTTCTCCACCTCCGTCTTCGGCAGCTGCAACGGCGCAGCAAGAGGAAGTGACCATCACCATCGAGTCGCCGGCCCGAAAGTCCAAGGGCTCCTCCCGGCGGTTCCTGACCAGCAAGGAGAAGGAAGACAAGGCGTTCAAGATCAACAAGAGCAAGTCGGCGTCGTCCATACTGAGCTTCTTCAGCGGTTCGTCGGACTCGAGACGCGACTCGGGCGACTCGCAGGCGGCGCCGGTTGCTCCTTCGCGCGCCATTCCTCGAAGGGACAGTCGCGAGGTTCGCTTCCAGACCGAGAAGTGGCGGCGATGCGAGATCATCTCGTCCGAGCACACGGACAAGAAGCACAAGTGA
- the RhoGAP102A gene encoding rho GTPase activating protein at 102A isoform X6, with protein MGGYGKVFCWRIFRMQQQQQQQHAGRPSGRLSNVPRKLWRSRAKSQSRVSTLSVCSWSPEGCCRWRSRTGGRLTLRPTTLVALTEMEASGFRPLAVNRLQSIGLGCKVDIPRDDASEASAKLRRRPALLRKKAITTSFFESRKESDIPCGQVFGVGLQQVVQSDRQRFPDSTLAEPGPWSSGDLGPDVGAADSLSRRSDNASESSLSSLADLSIEDSRKDSVESLRHRSSTTDPGDDDVLAVHGPQIPRVVNCCLRYLENYGLNTVGIFRVSGSKRRVRQLREEFDSGREVHLDQERPQPHDVAQLLKEYLRDLPQPLLTRDLYLPFLYTQRVTERSKQLDILRQLVRLLPTHSRDTLWALLKFLSTVADHAVDTKSSAGQPLPGNKMDAHNLATMLGPNILRFSKTSEKDKFIVENLERAEERCDVILVVRQLIENYEELFKVSAEDLDSLYKRLLVESPEDLEILLRRRYYSAPGSQDDDGSDQVFDGANAEDEDEPEEELRTVVMRPMTTTHRGRERRMTTQQQDESVPFILITPEGRAERRPSASPRGTEGGDNDVEVSFTLKMPSAPDVPRYLGDAAAESAAADRSSARPLRKSTRDASPPPSSAAATAQQEEVTITIESPARKSKGSSRRFLTSKEKEDKAFKINKSKSASSILSFFSGSSDSRRDSGDSQAAPVAPSRAIPRRDSREVRFQTEKWRRCEIISSEHTDKKHK; from the exons ATGGGTGGATACGGCAAAGTTTTCTGCTGGCGGATTTTCA gaatgcagcagcaacagcagcagcagcatgccgGCCGGCCGTCCGGTCGGCTGTCCAACGTGCCGCGCAAGCTGTGGAGGTCGCGGGCCAAGTCCCAGTCCAGGGTGTCCACACTCAGCGTATGCAGCTGGTCCCCAGAG GGCTGCTGCCGGTGGCGTTCTCGGACCGGAGGGCGCCTGACGCTGCGGCCCACGACGCTAGTGGCGCTCACCGAGATGGAGGCCTCGGGCTTCCGGCCCCTCGCTGTAAATAGGCTGCAGAGCATCGGCTTGGGCTGCAAGGTGGACATCCCCAGAG ATGACGCTTCGGAGGCATCGGCGAAACTTCGGAGAAGACCTGCCCTGCTACGCAAAAAGGCCATTACCACGAGCTTCTTCGAAAGTCGCAAAGAAAGTG ACATTCCTTGTGGCCAGGTGTTCGGCGTGGGGCTGCAGCAGGTGGTGCAGAGCGACCGGCAGCGGTTCCCGGACTCGACGCTGGCCGAGCCGGGCCCTTGGTCCTCGGGCGACCTGGGCCCGGATGTGGGCGCTGCGGACTCGCTGTCGCGCCGCTCGGACAACGCCAGCGAGAGCTCGCTCTCATCGCTCGCCGACCTCTCCATCGAGGACTCCCGAAAG GACTCCGTGGAGTCGCTACGCCACCGCAGTTCGACCACGGACCCCGGGGACGACGACGTGCTTGCCGTGCACGGACCCCAGATACCGCGCGTCGTCAACTGCTGCCTGCGCTACCTCGAGAACTACG GTCTCAACACCGTGGGCATATTCAGGGTCAGCGGCTCCAAGCGGAGAGTGCGCCAG CTTCGCGAGGAGTTCGACAGCGGCCGCGAGGTTCACCTGGACCAGGAACGCCCCCAGCCCCACGACGTGGCGCAGCTGCTCAAGGAGTACCTGCGCGACCTGCCGCAGCCGCTGCTCACCAGGGACCTCTACCTACCCTTCCTCTACACCCAGC GCGTGACCGAGCGTAGCAAGCAGCTGGACATCCTGCGGCAGCTGGTGAGGCTGCTTCCCACGCACAGCAGAGACACCCTGTGGGCGCTGCTCAAGTTCCTCAGCACCGTGGCCGACCACGCCGTGGACACGAAGTCGTCCGCCGGGCAGCCC CTCCCGGGAAACAAGATGGATgctcacaacctggccaccatgCTGGGACCGAACATTCTCCGCTTCAGCAAAACCTCCGAGAAGGACAAGTTCATTGTGGAGAACCTAGAGAGGGCGGAGGAGCGCTGCGACGTCATCTTGGTCGTGCGGCAGCTGATCGAAAACTACGAGGAGCTATTCAAG GTCTCGGCCGAGGACTTGGACAGTCTTTACAAAAGGCTGCTCGTCGAGAGCCCCGAGGACCTCGAAATTCTCCTCAGGAGGCGCTACTACAGCGCGCCTGG ATCTCAAGACGACGACGGCAGTGACCAAGTCTTCGACGGCGCGAACGCAGAGGACGAGGACGAACCCGAAGAAGAGCTTCGGACGGTGGTGATGCGCCCCATGACGACAACGCACCGAGGCCGCGAGCGCCGCATGACCACTCAGCAGCAAGACGAGTCGGTGCCATTCATCCTCATCACCCCCGAGGGGCGGGCAGAGAGGCGGCCCTCCGCGTCGCCCAGGGGCACGGAAGGGGGCGACAACGACGTCGAAGTGTCCTTCACCCTCAAAATGCCCTCGGCTCCCGACGTGCCACGATACCTTGGCGACGCCGCGGCCGAGTCCGCCGCGGCGGACAGGTCTTCGGCCAGGCCCCTGAGGAAGTCAACGCGCGACGCTTCTCCACCTCCGTCTTCGGCAGCTGCAACGGCGCAGCAAGAGGAAGTGACCATCACCATCGAGTCGCCGGCCCGAAAGTCCAAGGGCTCCTCCCGGCGGTTCCTGACCAGCAAGGAGAAGGAAGACAAGGCGTTCAAGATCAACAAGAGCAAGTCGGCGTCGTCCATACTGAGCTTCTTCAGCGGTTCGTCGGACTCGAGACGCGACTCGGGCGACTCGCAGGCGGCGCCGGTTGCTCCTTCGCGCGCCATTCCTCGAAGGGACAGTCGCGAGGTTCGCTTCCAGACCGAGAAGTGGCGGCGATGCGAGATCATCTCGTCCGAGCACACGGACAAGAAGCACAAGTGA
- the RhoGAP102A gene encoding rho GTPase activating protein at 102A isoform X5 has translation MGGYGKVFCWRIFRMQQQQQQQHAGRPSGRLSNVPRKLWRSRAKSQSRVSTLSVCSWSPEGCCRWRSRTGGRLTLRPTTLVALTEMEASGFRPLAVNRLQSIGLGCKVDIPRDDASEASAKLRRRPALLRKKAITTSFFESRKESADIPCGQVFGVGLQQVVQSDRQRFPDSTLAEPGPWSSGDLGPDVGAADSLSRRSDNASESSLSSLADLSIEDSRKDSVESLRHRSSTTDPGDDDVLAVHGPQIPRVVNCCLRYLENYGLNTVGIFRVSGSKRRVRQLREEFDSGREVHLDQERPQPHDVAQLLKEYLRDLPQPLLTRDLYLPFLYTQRVTERSKQLDILRQLVRLLPTHSRDTLWALLKFLSTVADHAVDTKSSAGQPLPGNKMDAHNLATMLGPNILRFSKTSEKDKFIVENLERAEERCDVILVVRQLIENYEELFKVSAEDLDSLYKRLLVESPEDLEILLRRRYYSAPGSQDDDGSDQVFDGANAEDEDEPEEELRTVVMRPMTTTHRGRERRMTTQQQDESVPFILITPEGRAERRPSASPRGTEGGDNDVEVSFTLKMPSAPDVPRYLGDAAAESAAADRSSARPLRKSTRDASPPPSSAAATAQQEEVTITIESPARKSKGSSRRFLTSKEKEDKAFKINKSKSASSILSFFSGSSDSRRDSGDSQAAPVAPSRAIPRRDSREVRFQTEKWRRCEIISSEHTDKKHK, from the exons ATGGGTGGATACGGCAAAGTTTTCTGCTGGCGGATTTTCA gaatgcagcagcaacagcagcagcagcatgccgGCCGGCCGTCCGGTCGGCTGTCCAACGTGCCGCGCAAGCTGTGGAGGTCGCGGGCCAAGTCCCAGTCCAGGGTGTCCACACTCAGCGTATGCAGCTGGTCCCCAGAG GGCTGCTGCCGGTGGCGTTCTCGGACCGGAGGGCGCCTGACGCTGCGGCCCACGACGCTAGTGGCGCTCACCGAGATGGAGGCCTCGGGCTTCCGGCCCCTCGCTGTAAATAGGCTGCAGAGCATCGGCTTGGGCTGCAAGGTGGACATCCCCAGAG ATGACGCTTCGGAGGCATCGGCGAAACTTCGGAGAAGACCTGCCCTGCTACGCAAAAAGGCCATTACCACGAGCTTCTTCGAAAGTCGCAAAGAAAGTG CAGACATTCCTTGTGGCCAGGTGTTCGGCGTGGGGCTGCAGCAGGTGGTGCAGAGCGACCGGCAGCGGTTCCCGGACTCGACGCTGGCCGAGCCGGGCCCTTGGTCCTCGGGCGACCTGGGCCCGGATGTGGGCGCTGCGGACTCGCTGTCGCGCCGCTCGGACAACGCCAGCGAGAGCTCGCTCTCATCGCTCGCCGACCTCTCCATCGAGGACTCCCGAAAG GACTCCGTGGAGTCGCTACGCCACCGCAGTTCGACCACGGACCCCGGGGACGACGACGTGCTTGCCGTGCACGGACCCCAGATACCGCGCGTCGTCAACTGCTGCCTGCGCTACCTCGAGAACTACG GTCTCAACACCGTGGGCATATTCAGGGTCAGCGGCTCCAAGCGGAGAGTGCGCCAG CTTCGCGAGGAGTTCGACAGCGGCCGCGAGGTTCACCTGGACCAGGAACGCCCCCAGCCCCACGACGTGGCGCAGCTGCTCAAGGAGTACCTGCGCGACCTGCCGCAGCCGCTGCTCACCAGGGACCTCTACCTACCCTTCCTCTACACCCAGC GCGTGACCGAGCGTAGCAAGCAGCTGGACATCCTGCGGCAGCTGGTGAGGCTGCTTCCCACGCACAGCAGAGACACCCTGTGGGCGCTGCTCAAGTTCCTCAGCACCGTGGCCGACCACGCCGTGGACACGAAGTCGTCCGCCGGGCAGCCC CTCCCGGGAAACAAGATGGATgctcacaacctggccaccatgCTGGGACCGAACATTCTCCGCTTCAGCAAAACCTCCGAGAAGGACAAGTTCATTGTGGAGAACCTAGAGAGGGCGGAGGAGCGCTGCGACGTCATCTTGGTCGTGCGGCAGCTGATCGAAAACTACGAGGAGCTATTCAAG GTCTCGGCCGAGGACTTGGACAGTCTTTACAAAAGGCTGCTCGTCGAGAGCCCCGAGGACCTCGAAATTCTCCTCAGGAGGCGCTACTACAGCGCGCCTGG ATCTCAAGACGACGACGGCAGTGACCAAGTCTTCGACGGCGCGAACGCAGAGGACGAGGACGAACCCGAAGAAGAGCTTCGGACGGTGGTGATGCGCCCCATGACGACAACGCACCGAGGCCGCGAGCGCCGCATGACCACTCAGCAGCAAGACGAGTCGGTGCCATTCATCCTCATCACCCCCGAGGGGCGGGCAGAGAGGCGGCCCTCCGCGTCGCCCAGGGGCACGGAAGGGGGCGACAACGACGTCGAAGTGTCCTTCACCCTCAAAATGCCCTCGGCTCCCGACGTGCCACGATACCTTGGCGACGCCGCGGCCGAGTCCGCCGCGGCGGACAGGTCTTCGGCCAGGCCCCTGAGGAAGTCAACGCGCGACGCTTCTCCACCTCCGTCTTCGGCAGCTGCAACGGCGCAGCAAGAGGAAGTGACCATCACCATCGAGTCGCCGGCCCGAAAGTCCAAGGGCTCCTCCCGGCGGTTCCTGACCAGCAAGGAGAAGGAAGACAAGGCGTTCAAGATCAACAAGAGCAAGTCGGCGTCGTCCATACTGAGCTTCTTCAGCGGTTCGTCGGACTCGAGACGCGACTCGGGCGACTCGCAGGCGGCGCCGGTTGCTCCTTCGCGCGCCATTCCTCGAAGGGACAGTCGCGAGGTTCGCTTCCAGACCGAGAAGTGGCGGCGATGCGAGATCATCTCGTCCGAGCACACGGACAAGAAGCACAAGTGA